Proteins from a single region of Palaemon carinicauda isolate YSFRI2023 chromosome 1, ASM3689809v2, whole genome shotgun sequence:
- the LOC137653999 gene encoding uncharacterized protein, translated as MSESETEYLESDFDVKEFLSSLPGVAAFQSLCKRELVLIANYLDIGFTMDMKKDDLIKGLIGHLGIVEEKAEVSSVKESDSIEALKLKIKLKELDIVAERERAEERERERNLERERAEERERERKLERERMEHELKLEEIKVRHRQGSGDFDEAKYMKMVPPFDENEVTNYFITFEKVAKGMGWPKTSWSMLLQCALKGRAQEVFSSLSEEICSNYDELKKCILKAYELVPEAYRLKFRRLFKTGDQTFVDFARIKAKLLDDWLRSKGICDFKGFKQLILLEEFKNCLSKDLKVHLEELQVESLEKAAIVADEYSLTHKIFEGKNLVRGRSSKEGFQELKSGKSKTENASDLDKSVVAPVLKGSSLPSGQRMPIKCFNCGKLGHRKADCWSLRDGNREHKPVALVSRVSADREINALSEGEKSPGLSDLERYKSFVSYGSVATESGKGRRGLVILRDTGALQSLILKRALPEGFEYEGKEKVLIKSFPKEIISCPYETVVLQSDYATGPVRVAVVEEIPVEGVDLILANDIGGNRVLSNPRLLSYPQSCASTESLEGEFPGIFPMCAITRSRRKLEASGDSKIDLSKCFLGKFGDCSEQGKVLAVSREKFIKDQENDLELAEIAAKAFSDKEIENIPVGYYVENGLLMRKFRSSKVAADEEWEVNYQIVVPPNYRPSILHLAHQNPFSGHFGVNKTFCKLTKHFYWPGIHSDVKEFCKTCHVCQMIGKPNQKLTKAPLEPIPAMEEPFHRVLVDIVGPLPKSKGGNQYILTIMDRSTRYPEAIPLRNVCSKNVVNGMLQFFTRFGLPKEVQSDQGSNFLSNVFRQAMQELGIRQVTSSAYHPQSQGAIERYHQTLKTMLKKFCLENKSDWDKGLPFLLFASREIPNESLGFSPFELVFCHQVRGPLKLIKDQWINNVEDSNLLDYVSDSRERIRKTWDIARDNLMEAQQKMKKYYDLGAKKVDYKPGDEVLVFLPVAGQPLNAKFSGTYIIEKKVGNTDYVVLTPDRRRKKRLCHVNMLKPYFSRTPKPVLLNIKLDNNSNQEKLKLETEVEDWPISNSEALRNLKNKLVHLDESRGQELSDLFYDYKDVFSDVPGRTCSLQHDVDVGNSNPIKQHPYRLSPQKAEIVEREVKYMLDHKLIEHSSSQWSSPVVLVKKNDGQYRLCFDYRKVNAVTRTDSFPIPRVDDCIDRIGKARFISKFDMLKGYWQEQ; from the exons atgtctgagtctgaaacggagtatttagaaagtgactttgacgtaaaggaatttctgtcgtccttaccgggggttgcagcttttcaaagtctgtgtaaacgggaacttgtgttaattgctaattatctagacataggttttactatggatatgaaaaaggatgatttgataaagggtttgataggacacctaggtattgtagaggagaaggcagaagtttcaagtgtaaaggaaagtgatagcatagaagctttgaaacttaaaataaagctgaaggagttagacatagttgccgaacgtgaaagagcggaagaaagggagagagagaggaatcttgagcgcgaaagagcggaagaaagggagagagagaggaaacttgagcgtgaaagaatggaacacgaactaaagttagaggaaattaaagtaagacACAGACAAGGTAGTGGAGATTTCGATGAAGCTAAATATATGAAGAtggttcccccttttgatgaaaatgaagtaactaattattttataacttttgagaaagtagcgaaaggaatgggctggcctaagacatcatggtctatgttattacaatgtgcattgaaaggtagggctcaagaggtattttctagcttgtctgaggagatttgcagtaattatgacgaattgaaaaagtgtattctcaaagcatatgaattagtgccagaggcttacaggttgaaatttcgtaggctttttaaaacaggagatcagactttcgtagattttgctcgtataaaagctaaattgcttgacgattggttgaggtctaaaggaatctgtgattttaaagggtttaaacaactaatattgttagaagagtttaagaattgtttatctaaggatttgaaggtacacttagaggagcttcaggttgagagcttggagaaagctgccattgtggctgacgagtactcgctgacgcacaaaatttttgaagggaaaaatttggttaggggtagaagcagcaaagagggttttcaggaattgaaaagtggtaagagtaaaactgaaaacgcaagtgatttggataaaagtgttgtagctccagtattgaaaggtagtagtttgcctagtgggcagaggatgccaattaaatgttttaactgtggtaaactgggccatagaaaggccgactgttggtccttaagggacggtaatagagagcacaaaccagttgctctggtaagcagggtaagtgctgatagagagattaatgcattaagtgagggtgagaaaagccctgggctctctgatttggagagatataagtcatttgtgtcttatggtagtgtagctacagaaagtggtaagggcaggagaggattagttatccttagagatacaggggccctacagtcattgattttgaaaagggcattgcctgaaggttttgagtatgagggtaaggaaaaggtattgattaagagttttccaaaagagataatctcttgtccGTATGAGACTGTGGTTCTGCAGTCTGATTATGCGACGGGTCCGGTTAGGGTTGCCGTTGTGGAAGAAATTCCTGTGGAAGGAGTTGATTTGATATTAGccaatgatattggtggtaatagggttttaagtaacccacggttacttagttatcctcagtcatgtgcaagcacagagagcttggaaggagaatttcctggtatttttcccatgtgtgctatcacacgatcaaggcggaaattggaagctagtggggattctaagattgacttatcgaagtgttttctgggaaaatttggtgattgttctgaacaaggtaaggttttagctgtatctagagagaaattcataaaggatcaagaaaatgacctagagctagccgagatagctgcaaaggctttttcagataaggaaattgagaacattccagtcgggtattatgtcgaaaatggattattgatgagaaaatttagatcctctaaggttgctgccgatgaagaatgggaagttaattatcaaatagtcgttcctccaaattacagaccctctattttacatttagcacatcagaatccatttagtggccatttcggagtcaataaaactttttgtaaattaactaaacacttttactggcctgggattcattctgatgttaaagagttttgtaagacatgccatgtgtgtcaaatgatcggaaaaccgaaccaaaagttgactaaagctccccttgaacccataccagccatggaagaaccattccatagggtattagtggacattgttggtccattgccaaagtcaaaaggtggaaatcagtatatacttacaatcatggacagatccactaggtatcctgaggccattccgttgcggaatgtctgctctaagaatgtcgtaaatgggatgttacaatttttcactcggtttggattgcctaaagaggttcagtcggaccagggttcaaacttcttaagcaatgtattcagacaggcaatgcaggaactaggtatcaggcaggtaacttcatcagcgtaccatcctcagagccaaggggctatagaaaggtatcatcaaaccttgaaaactatgttgaaaaaattttgtttggagaacaaaagcgattgggataaaggtctgcccttccttctgtttgcgtccagagaaatccccaatgagtcgttagggttttcccctttcgagttggtattttgtcatcaggttagaggacctttaaaattgattaaagatcagtggattaataatgttgaagattctaatttgttggactatgtttcagattccagggaaagaatcaggaaaacctgggacatagcaagagataacttaatggaagctcagcagaagatgaaaaaatactatgacTTGGGAGCCAAAAAGGTTGACTACAAACCAGGAGATGAGGTATTGGTATTTCTTCCAGTAGCAGGTCAGCCATTAAATGCTAAGTTTTCTGGGActtacataatagaaaagaaggtaggaaatacggattatgttgttcttactccagataggagaaggaaaaagaggttgtgccatgttaatatgttaaagccgtatttttcaaggacgccaaagccagtcttgttgaatataaagttagataataatagtaatcaagagaaacttaaacttgagactgaggttgaagactggcctatttcaaattcagaggctttgaggaatttgaagaataaattggttcatcttgatgaaagtcgaggtcaggagttgagcgatttattctacgattataaagatgtattttcagatgtcccgggcaggacctgctcattacagcatgatgttgatgttggcaattccaatcctattaaacaacacccatatcgcttgagtccgcaaaaggcagagattgttgaacgggaagtaaaatatatgcttgatcataaattaattgaacatagtagtagccagtggagttcccctgtagtacttgtcaaaaaaaatgatggtcaataccgtttatgttttgattacaggaaagtaaatgcagtcaccaggacagattcattcccaattcctagggtggatgactgtattgatcgtataggaaaggccagatttatcagcaagtttgacatgttgaagggttactggcag gaacaataa